In the Suncus etruscus isolate mSunEtr1 chromosome 17, mSunEtr1.pri.cur, whole genome shotgun sequence genome, TGAGGGCCTATGGGTAAACCACGCCCCCAGAAACCTTGGCGCACACTCCGTAGGAACCTGGGCGGGGCATCCCGATGCATGCGCAGTCCTGGAGCAGGCTCTTCCGGGTTCTGTGCGGCCAAGAGGTCGGAAGCGGAGTGGTCTTGGCACGCTCGACAAGCTACCGAGTGCGCAGGAGCGACGGGCGTAGGAGGCGCATGCGCATCGCGATTCGGTCTCCACGCGGCCTCTACCCGCCCCAGCAGAGACTCCAACAGCGCCCCCACGTGTTCACTTCTGTTCATGACACAGTTGCTTTCGGGTTCCTGGGTCACACGTGGGGCCTCTGTCCATCCTGAGTTTGGCCTCTGCTGATTGGGGTTCATGGAAGGAGCAGCCCCAGAGTTTTGGGGTACAAGAACTCTCCAGATCTGGCACACTTCTGGCCAGAACTGAGCATGCCCCGAGGTTCATTCAGTTCTGGGGCCCAGGAACCACGTTGCACACACAGGGTAGCAATAAGATTACTGTGCAACTGCAGAGTTTGAACCAAGTCCCTGTTCTCCCTTAACAAACCTACCTGGATTACTTGTCTCatgtttccactctggagaaaacTGTATTTTTCTCTTGAACATCTACTTCTCTGGTTCTCTTCCCTCAtacttttctaaataagtttGAATTAAAACTTTATAGGGAGTTGggcctacacccagcaatgctcagggattgcccCTGATGGGATGGGAGCAACAAAAGTACTCTgatattgggccggagagatagcatggaggtaaggcgtttgcctttcatgcagaaggtcatcggttcgaatcccggcgtcccatatggtcccccgtgcctgccaggagcaatttctgagcatggagccaggagtaacccctgagcactgccgggtgtgacccaaaaaccacaaaaaaaaaagtactctgatattgaacccaggtctgccaagagccagtgtcttacctgctgttctattgtactatctctctggcctctcatagTATTTTTGGCCTCTCATagaatatattttggtttggggccataccaggcattgctcaggggttactcctggctctgtgctcaaaaatcactcctggcaggctcgggggaccatatgggatgctggggattgaacccaggtatgtcctgggGAATGCGTGTAAGGCAGTGtaaccctacctctgtgctatctctctggccctggtatattctttctatatttgtttttttggttttttggtcatacccggcattgctcaggggttacacctggctccacgctcagaaatcgctcctggcaggctcgggggaccctatgggactccgggattcgaaccgatgacctcctgcatgaaaggcaaacgccttacctccatgctatctctccagccccccggaGGTTTCTATTAAGGAGGAAAGATTTAAAAACTGTTGAGAGAGGAGGGACTGTTCTGTTCAGTGGTGACTTATTTAACAGATTATcagacataattaaaaaaaaatcagttttcacGACCCAGAAACTTCTGCCAAAATAGTTAAGgagcaaattaatttttgtgtgtagataaaaaacaaaaacaaaaacaaaaaccaaaccccagCACTTTTGTAACTTGtgtcttactttaaaaaaattttatataatatcagTAATGGTCTCTTTTGGGGGCCTCCTCAATGATGCTGGGGTTACCAGGTTAATAACTGGTAGTAATAACTTGGCATGGAATAACTGTACATGCCAAGCATCACTCAGACTTTTGAACTTTCTCCCCAGTTCTTATCAAGTactattttattagttttggggggccacaccctgcactTCTCAGAGGCTAATTCTGGCTTATTGCTGAGGAgtgacacctggtggtattcaggctAAATATGGTGGgccctacccagcagtgctctaagcttactcttagttctgtgctcaggggacattccTATCGGGCTGGAATGATGAAACCTgcgtcatctgtgtgcaagaaaagtgccttatccactgtactatccctctatcCCTCCTCTTGGGTTCTAAAACTgaaattagggggctggagcaatagcacagtgggtatggcactttCCTTACACGAGATCAACCTAGATTCAACCCATTGCATGTCATCAGGTccactgagcaatgccaggaataactccctcATGCAGGATCATGAgtttaacccctgaacaccgcaaggtgtgcccccaaactcctaaaataaaataatttaaaacaccCTGAACATTTAGGCTGCATTTCCTTTTCCCCATCTGGCATATCAAAACAAGATATGCTGGGCCTTGAACAAAAGAAATTTGAACTTTTTAGGTACACTTATACACAggctacattttttaaaaagggggggcggcgaggtggcgctagaggtaaggtgtctgtcttgcaagcgctagccaaggaaagaaccacggctcgatctcctggcgtcccatatggtcccccaagccaggggcaatttctgagcgcgtagccaggaataacccctgagcatcaaaaggatgtggcccgaaaaaccaaaaaaaaaacaaaaacaaaaaaacaaaacaaactcagatgctgccggagagatagcatggaggtaaggcgtttgcctttcatgcaggtcattggtttgaatcccggcatcccatatggttccctgagccggccaggagcgatttctgagtgtggagccaggagtaacacctgagcgctgccgggtgtgattgaaaaacaaaaacaaaaaaaaaaactcagatgcTAGGGgtgaagcgtttgccttgcatgcaaaatgcACAGCATATCTTGTTTTGATATgtcagacaagcaccttacctgctatattatcactctaaaccagggatcctcaaacattttaaagtttttttttggattttgggccacacccagtgacgctcagggcttacccctggctatgagctcagaaatcgttcctggcttgggggaccatatgggacgctgggggatcaaactgcgatctgTCATACGTaagctgcatgagaggcaaacaccttaccgttgagccactgctccggcctcccATAAATTTTtctggggagggtcacacctagcggcaatcagggattactcctggctctgcactcagaaatcgctcctggctggctcaggggaccatatgggatgccaggattcgaaccaccgacagtGTGGATCAGCTATgggcaggcaaatgccctaccactgtgctatctctctggcccatcccataaacattttaaacttattaaaaatgaatattgatGGTTtggacccaaccccccccaaataaacagaaaattgtATGGCAATCTGAATTCAAATTAACCAAAACtgagcaataaaaaagaaaataccttgaGTTTTGGAGAAAGCAGTATTTTGCAAAATTTGCTTTAGTAGAATAGCCATGGAAGTAGTTTCAAATAAGTGTGACAGTAACATCTAAGTGGCCTTTCTGGTTTTTATCACCAACAGTTGGCTTAACAATTTATTGACAAGAACTTTTGCATAGATTGGCAGAAAATATCTGTAGTGGTCATAGGGTTCACTGATAGGCAGTGATGTAGTGGTCTGTGTTTTGGCTTCCTTGACCTCTCTGGTGAAACTagatagtcaaaaaaaaaaaaaaaaaaaaaaaaaaaaaaaaaaagaaaagaaaagaaactagatAGTCACTGACCctcaatatttcaatatttaagaAGGTGCTGCCGTGAGTCTTGCATAGGTGAATTATCCCAGCATTTCATTAACCCAGCAACCAGGAACTATATAGCCACTTGCAGTTATCAGATATTCCAAGGAGTCACAGTAAATTGAGTAAATGAGGGAGGAGAGCGTTGTACAGACTAAAGGCCCAAAGGGAGGGATGgctgagcagagagtcagaagtgagtcctgagaaGAGCTGGCTGTGAGATTATTCACTACCcatccccaccacacacacacaaagccaacAACACCACAACAAAACCTAAAagtggtttttggggttttttgtttgtttgttttgttttttgggtcacacccagaggcactcaggggttactcttggctctgtgctcagaaatcgctcctggcatggggccggagagatagcatggaggtagagcatttgttttgcatgcagaaggatggtggtttgaatcctggcatcctatatggtctcccgagcctgtcaggggcaatttctgagtgttgagccaggagtaacccctgagcactgccgggtgtcacccaaaaaccaaaccaaacaaacaaataaacaaaaataaacaacaacaaaaagaaatcgctcctggcaggcttgggagaccatatgggaagccgggatcaaccaggtctgtcctgaatcagatttgtgcaaggaaaatgtccgtcttctgtgctatctctctggcccccctaaaagtgtttttgttttgcttagtatAGAACAGGAAtctgaagaaaattaagaaaataagagtGTTGAACAATGCATGGACATACTAAATGAGTGgctcttcatcttttctttttgtttttgggccacaccagtcatgctcaaggattactcctggctatgcgctcagaaattgctcctggcttgggggaccatatgggacacccagggatcaaactgcggtccatcctaggttagagcatgcaaggcaaatgccctactgcttgcaccaccactccactccatcttctccatcttttGATTGTGTACAAAACATcatacacaaaaaacaaaacaaaacaaaaaaaccatcatACACTTTTCTTGCAATAAGGATAGCTGTCAAAAACTGAatagtcctggggctggagcttcacaccaggtgtggcctcaaaacaacaacaaaaaaagaactgaatagTCCTGACATTAAAGAATCTCCTGGGGTCCCTTGAAAGGTGTATGCAGAGTCGGTGATGGGAGCAGGCCAAAGACTCAAattgggttcaagctctgtttATTCAAAATTCAAGTtctgtttattcaaagcaaaaggtgaaatattctttttttgaggggggtttgggtcacagcagcgctcaggggttactcctggctctacactcagaaatcgctcctggcgtgcttgggggaccctatggatgctgggattcgaaccaccgaccttctgcatgcaaggcaaataccctacctctatgctatcttttcggccccgtGAAATACTTTTATACTCAATTTTTTGGCAAGGCCTATTTTTAGACAAaactaatttaccaaaaaaaaaaaaaaaaaggggggtaaaTTGTTCAAGGCATTTTCTGACGCAGGGCAGTTTCACCCTCTTGAGTTGCTTTTGTTATCTGAGGTTTTAAGCTAGCAAGGTCAGTTCCCAGTGACTGGTGTTCTTTACTGTTTTGGCCTTGTTCCAATTCATGCATTCTcaactggggcctgaaatgttaacccttTAGATGACTGCACATAGGCTAACAGCTAAGCTAGATTTGAAAGTAATTATTTGAGAGTCATTATTCCgtaagactaaataaagaatactGGAATTTATGCAAATGTTCCTAATAAGGTGTGTTTATATAAATCTGAGCAATCTTTAAAAGAGGCTCTAAGAGAAGGGAGTAATCATTCTTCTGTGAGACTAGATAAAAAATACTTGAATCCACGCAAATGTTAAATCTGATTCATCTTTAGAAAGTTAGCTGAAGTTATGTCTCGAATACTATTTATGCTACATCCCATATTTTCCTAAATGACTCAAGGACAGGCAACCAAGATTTTTCAGGGACTTAATGCCTATGAATACAACTTACTCTCCAAGCATTCtttcttacaggtgctacttttCAAACACCCTCTCTGAAAGTAAAGGCAGCTTTGAAAAATTCCtgcagggactgaagagatagcacagcggtagggtatttgccttgcatatgggtgacccaggacagatgcaggtttgatctccagcatcccttattgtccgtcgagcctgccatgagcgatttctgagtgcagagccaggagtagcccaagtgtcgctgggtgtgacccaagaaaccaaaaaataaaataaaaagttcccGCAACAGTGGATAGCTTTGAAAAATCtctccctggggccggagagatagcatggaggtagggtgtttaccttgcatgcagaaggatggtggttcaaatcccggcattccatatggtcccctgagcctgccaagagcaatttctgagtgtagagccaggaggaactcttgaGAGCTGCCAGtgtgaaccaaaataaataaaaatgttaaaaaaaaaaaatagaactctcCCTCAGGTATCAAGGGCCTTTTTAAACTTGGTACCTTCCTAGGTCTGAGGGTCTATTTAAATGGGGGGTAATGTAGCAGATAACACTTTCATGTCCATTAAATTTTTTGGTCAGAAACTAGCATACAAAGGGCTGGtgcgatagtacagagggcaagaagtttgccttacacatggctgacatgGCCTCAATCCCCAGCAGTCCACATGATCCTCAAgagcagacaggagtaattcctgagcattgctgggcaggCCCCCCCCCACCATCAAAAACCAATCAAACCTGAAATTAATGTACCATAGAGTCAAAATTTAGTGAGGCTActcagagatgaaaaaaaaatataaaaaacacaagGCACATGAAGAAAAACCAGAGTTACAATTATTCGAAGACTGTGAAGAATGGAAAATATgatttggggctgggcggtggcgctaaaggtaaggtacctgccttgcctgcgctagccttggacggaccgcggtttgatcccctggtgtcccatatggtcccccaagccaggagcaacttctgagcacatagccaggagtaacccctgagcattaccgggtgtggcccaaaaacaaaacaaaacaaaacaaaacaaaaaaaggaaaatatgattTGCTGAGATACATAtaaaattcttggggccggagagatagcacagcggtagggcgtttaccttgaaagcagccgacccaggaccaatgatgatagttcaaatcctggcatcccatatggtcccctgtgcctgccaggagcgatttctgaacacagccaggagtaacccctaagtgccgcggggtgtggcccaaaaacaaaaaaagaaaaaaaattttgtcattAAAAACCATGGgaacaggcctggagagatagcacagcagcgtttgccttgcaagcagccgatccaggatcaaaggtggttggttcgaatcccggtgtcccatatggtccccggtgcctgccaggagctatttctgagcagacagccaggagtaacccctgagcaacgcccggtgtggccccaaaaccaaaacaaacaaaaaacatgggaACAGTTAAAAATGCATTATGACATTGGCTGAACAACAGAACAGACATTTTCAAAGTATGCATCTAAGGAACAAAATAACTCCTTGTATATTACAATAAAAAGTTCTTggcacttaaatatttttttttttttttttttgtggtttttgggtcacacccggcagtgctcaggggttattcctggctccaggctcagaaattgctcctggcagtcacgggggaccatatgggactccgggattcgaactgatgacctcctgcatgaaaggcaaacgccttgcctccatgctatctctccggcccagcacttaaatattttaatgattgaCTTTTCAGTGAgagaacaaactaaaaaaattcttCTGTCATTTGGAATATAAAGGTAAAAGAGATATTGAAGATAACAAGTCTTTGGAGTCTGTCTGAACACCATGATAAATGGTACCATTTAATGGGGATCTTTCTTGTGAATCCTCTGGTGGATGTGGAGATTGGAGCTCTGGCTAAAGCTCTTCCCACACTTGCTGCACTCATAGGGTTTCTCTCCAGTGTGGACTCTCTGGTGGATGAAGAGTTTGGAGCTCTGGATAAATCCCTTCCCACACTTGCCACAGAggtaaggcttctctcctgtgtggacTCTGAGGTGGATGCGGAGGTCTGAGCTCTGGCTGAAGCCTTTCCCACACTCACCGCACTgatagggcttctctcctgtgtggatGCAACGGTGGATGTGAAGGTTAGAACTCTGACTGAAGCCCTTCCCGCATTCTCCACACTTGTAGGGTTTTTCTCCTGTGTGGACTCGCTGATGGATGTGAAGGTTGGAGCGCTGACTGAAGCTCATCCCACACTCCCCACACTCGTAGGGTTTCTCACCAGTGTGCACACGCTGGTGAATGTGCAGCTTGGAGCTCTGACTGAAGCCTTTCCCACACTTGTCACACCTAAAAGGTTTCTCTCCCGTATGAACCGTGTGGTGAATGAGTAGACTTGAACTCCTGGTGAAGCCTTTCCCACACTTGTCACATTTGAAGGGCTTCCCATCTGTGTGAGCAGCTCTATGGATGAAGAGACTTGAGCTTCTCATGAAGCCTTTCCCACACTGTTCACATTGGTAGGATTTCTCTTTCTTGGGGTCTCTCTGATGGTGCTGTAGCGCTGAGCTCTCACCCAAGGCCTTACCACGCCGAGTACACTTGTGTACCTTCTCAGCAGTGTGAATTTTCTCATGTGCTTGACAGTCTGACTCGGTGGTGCATAGTTCTCCACAGTCACGAATGCGGGGTTTCTTGTCCCTGGGAGCTTGCTGGTTCTTGCAGTATCTCACTGGTAAGTGTTTCTGATTTTCCATGTCTTCAAAATAAGTGCTTTGAAGAGTCACTGCCTTGCTCTTTTGTCTGGAAATATGATGCTTCTGACCTAATTTTCTTTGGTGTTCCCACACATTTCCTCATGAAAATTTCCAATATAATCTTGAATGCCACTTACTGTACTGCTCCATCTCTTCCAATAGGAATCATCAGGAAGTCATTTGATGCATCAGACATCTGAATCCTCTCTCTAAAAAGATATCCACCAAGTTCTCGTGTCTTCTCGGAAATAAGTTACCTAGTGATGAACAAAGGTTACATTTCAATATTTCAGATTTGAATTCCCTAAGGCCCACAGAcaataattaggaaaaaaaagtttagttcTATCCTGATGATTATATCCTTTGGGTAAAtgtgaaaaaagaagagaagaaaaagaaagaagatttgGGGGCTGGGATGATGGCAGCAACCCTGTTCGCATGGCATGGTTTAGTGCATGAAGTATTGCTGGTGATGAACCTTAGCAGCACAGGGCCCTCACTACACTGCGTTTTTGGGTACTAAATTGAGTTGTCTGGCCTAATTAGCAAAACATCATTGGAAATGACCTCCAGTTCCACAAGCTCTGCTTGAAACACCCCAGTTCTATCCTTATCCAAAAAGAGAAGGCTAGGGTGAGAAagatagaaattattattttttaaatttttgagtcatacttttttttttttttttttttttttttttgtggtttttgggtcacacccggcagtgctcaggggttattcctggctccaggctcagaaattgctcctggcaggcacgggggaccatatgggacaccgggattcgaaccgatgacctcctgcatgaaaggcaaacgccttacctccatgctatctctccggccccgagtcatactttttgtttaaattttgagGAGCCATACCTCAGGTGttaactcatggctctgtattcagaaatcactcttggcagatttggggtaccacatggaatgctggggatcaaacctgggtcagctgcatcaagGCAGGAAAcccacttgctgtactatctctctaactggGTCATATTGCAGAAGAAGGCTATGAATCCCACATTCTTACCACAAGTAacattaatacaatttttaatttttgttttgtttttgggccacatctggtggcattcagggattattcctggcaggctcaggggaccataagggatgctggggcttgaacctgggtctgtcccaggtcggctgcatgcaaggcaaacatcctaccactgtgctattgctctattcctttcaaatatatatatatatatatatatatatatatatatatacacatacacacatatatatcccaCACTCCTTGCATtcacatatatacaaacataagtatatacacatatatttatatatatacttatatctttttgggggccacacccagtggtgcttagggctaactcctggctctgtgctcagaaatcgctcctggcaggctcaggggaccatatgggatgctggggatcgaaccagtttgcaagacaaacaccctgccagctgggctatcgctccagacccagaagttctgctctttatttttaatgtttcagtGTTGTTTTCTGTGGATTCTGAACCAGGTTCCTTTTTCACCGCATTTCTGCTACCACTGGTTGTTTCtggttttttccccctctttgtTTCCttatgattttgggccacagctgatgTTGCTTGGGCTTACTGTTGAatctgcattcagagattactacttggggggacatataggatgctggcgatcaaactcaggtcagtagtgtgcaagatCAAACtccctgctccagccccaccaaatttttgaatgcaaaaagataaaagggggccagagtgacagcacagtggtcgggcatttgccttgcacatagccaacccaggatggacctgggtccgatggcttggcattccatatggtccccagagcctgccaggagtaacccttgtgtgccgtcactgggtgtggcccaaaagaaaacaaaacaaaacaaaaagataaaagaggtAAAGAaatggggccgaagaggtggcattagaggtaaggtgtctgccttgcaagcgctagccaaggaaggaccgccgttcgatcccccagcatcccatatggtccccccagccaggggcgatttctgagcatcatgtggctcaaaaaaactaaaaaaaaaacaaacgaacaaaaaaaagaggtaaagaaGTGAAATTCTCCTTTTAGAAGGTCTGGGGTTTTGGAAGGGGACTTAAGAAATTGAGTTACTGAGCCtgaatgatagtgcagcaggtaggacattttctttgtatgcagccaacaattttgatcccaagcattcatatggtcccccaagaaccgacaggagtaacccctgagcattactgaatgTGATCcaaacataacaaataaaatagattactACAAAATACCTCAGGGTCAGAATAGTGCAAAGGGCCGACATACATGCTTGGCCTATTTAGGAGCTCtagattgattcctggcaccaaccAATTCTTGCCATGAAAAGAGGTGTAACCCCAGGCAAGGCAGAGTGCAGCTCAAAAAACAAATCCCAAACCCTACAAAACAACTACAAACAtcacaaaaaattctttttgttttttggtttttgggtcacacccggcggtgctcaggggttactactcctggctgtctgctcagaaatagctcctggcaggcacgggggaccatatgggacaccgggattcgaaccaaccacctttggtcctggatcggctgcttgcaaggcaaacgccgctgtgctatctctccgggcccacaagaaATTCTTGTTCACAGCCTTGATGAACATTTGGGAGTGATATGGTAACTACTATGCTGCTATGTAacatatattttcatgtttttaactttataatctttttttttttttttttttttttgtggtgctggaaatccAACTCAGATCCTCACAcatgccccccttttttttttcttaaaagctttcaataactttttattttgggagtgccaaacctggcagcacttggggctAATCCTAGTTtagtacttggggcttactccccTAGATGCCCCAAGGGAACCATGCAGTTTTGGGGATCTAACCTAGTGTCTCTGAATGCCAGCCATTTGAGGACCCTGAATAACTTTCATTTTGAGTGAAAAGCCTGACAGGAAACAGAGCTTTAAGGGACAGAATCAGACTAAGATAGTCCTTTGTCACCCTGTGCTCTAATTAGTCAACCAAGAACAGGATGCTCAGTGAAAACCTGATGTGGCAGTTCAAGTTCAGTCTCCAGGGTATCTTAATGTTTGGCAACCAATAAAAAGTGAcagctgggccggagagataacatggaggtaaagcatttgccttacatgcagaaggtcggtggttcaaatcctggcatcccatatggtccccccagcctgccaggagcaatttctgagtgtagagccaggagtaaacccctgagcgctgcccgggtgtgacccaaaagcaaaacaaaacaaaacaaaaatcaaaacgaCAGGTGACACTACATAGGCACTCACACTGATGCCTTCCTTGGTCCCCCTAGAGTCACAAGGTTTTTCagtgagattattattattattatttttaaatatatttttaaatatatatatttggcagtgacattgaatcaggggccttcctaccaccaatgttgtcctccctccacccctgctcccagcatgcatcccatatccccctcctttgccccctaggctgctagtataagtggtcccctcaatgtctagcttgttgtagattgggtatgcaatattatttttgggggggaagaggGGAACCCCCTCAGCTCACCTGGATTTCAGTCATTTTCCTCACCTCAGGAAGGCGAATCCTGAAAGGGAgtcagggaaaagagaaaaggattatcataaaataaatctgCACACAGCACAGTCCCCAGATCCCTGTCACCCCCCTAGTAGGTCGGTCCCCATATTCCCTGCCCTCCTCCAAGATGTCAGCCCGGGTCCCCCAAGGCACTGTCCTCCCCCTTTTCTTCCCTGGGCTGTGGATCCAAAAGGCCAGGCCCCACCTAAGCCAGCGCCTGCCTGGGCGGGCGGGCGATCCGCTTCCAGATGTGGCCTCTGGGTTGGTGCAGATGTTGAACTAGGCACCTCCAGGGATGGTGATCCAGGGTGCTCAGGATCTCGACTGGCTTTTCAGGGTGCAGGGATTCAAAGGCAAGTGCTGGGAGGGAGCTACTTGGGTCCCTTTCTGGAACCGAACCCTCAAACCCGCACAAAGCAGTTAGTTTGAAGTGGTCGATGCAGAAATCCCAGGGCCAGGCCGGGCCCAGAACCTGGCAGGGGAGCGACAATTCCCGACACTGAACTACCACGCCGAACTACAACTCCCAGCATGCCACGGGGCGGGACCCGCCCAACTCCGGTCCGTGTTTCCGGCGTTTCCTCTCCCTGGGTCCCTTGGTGGTGCTGAGTTTAGGGGGCCTAAAGAGGGCTTCATAGAGTTTGCCAACCATGCCAATC is a window encoding:
- the ZNF239 gene encoding zinc finger protein 239 → MENQKHLPVRYCKNQQAPRDKKPRIRDCGELCTTESDCQAHEKIHTAEKVHKCTRRGKALGESSALQHHQRDPKKEKSYQCEQCGKGFMRSSSLFIHRAAHTDGKPFKCDKCGKGFTRSSSLLIHHTVHTGEKPFRCDKCGKGFSQSSKLHIHQRVHTGEKPYECGECGMSFSQRSNLHIHQRVHTGEKPYKCGECGKGFSQSSNLHIHRCIHTGEKPYQCGECGKGFSQSSDLRIHLRVHTGEKPYLCGKCGKGFIQSSKLFIHQRVHTGEKPYECSKCGKSFSQSSNLHIHQRIHKKDPH